AAGTTGAAGAATCCCTGCTGAAGATTGCCGAAAAACTGGGTGCCAAAGGAAGCATTTATACACAGGATGAACCTCTGGGAACTGCACACGCGATCAAATGTGCCGAAGACTCCATGCAGGGCGATGTTGTGGTGGCCTTCGCCGATACACTTTTCCGGGCAGATTTTAATCTGGATAAAAACTCGGACGGTGTAATCTGGGTGAAAAAAGTAGAAGATCCTTCTGCGTTTGGCGTGGTAAAACTTGATGATTACGGCTTCATCACCGATTTTGTTGAGAAACCAAAGGAATTCGTTTCAGACCTGGCGATTATTGGGATTTATTATTTCAAATCGGCAGAAAAACTGATGGATGAGATCAACTATATTATGTCCAACGACATTAAGCAGGGCGGCGAATATCAGTTGACCACGGCCTTGGAAAACCTGCGTGCGAAAGGAGGAAAATTCTCACTCGGAAAAGTGGATGACTGGATGGACTGCGGAAATAAGAACGCTACCGTGGAAACCAACGGAAAAATCCTGAACTACGAAAAGGAGGAATTTGCAAATTTCCCGGCTTCGGCACAAATTGAAAACTCCATGATCATCCCGCCGTGCTTCATTGGTGAAAATGTGGAAGTGATCAATTCTAAAATAGGACCTAATGTATCTCTGGGAAACAACACAAGCATCGTGAATTCCAACATCGACAATTCCCTCATCCAGGAGAAAACGGTCATCAATCACGGTAACCTGAGCAATTCAATGATTGGTAACAATGCGCAATATTTCGGTGTTGCCCGCGAAATTTCTCTGGGAGATTATTCTGTACTGGATTTTCTTTCAAAATAATTTTAAAATTTAAAATACTGCTACCCAAAACACACAAAGCAATTTGTGTGTTTTGGCTTTAATATTGCAAGTTTTCACCAAATTAAAATTTAAGGACAATGAAAAAATATATTTTAGCAGCCTTCTCATCTTTGTTGCTACTGTCGTGCAAAACTCAGCCATCAGTTGAAAAAAAACCTGTGGATGTGAAAGCTCCGGTTTCCAGTTCTGCGTTCATCAGCACGGTGACCAAAAAATCCGGATTTAATCAGGTGAAAATTAACAGTAAAGTTGATGTGCAGACCGGAAATTTTATTCCAACCATCGATGCTACCATTTACATTGAAAATGGCAACAAAGTATGGATGAACATGACGGCAGTTTTGTTCAATGTCGCGCGCGGAATCGCCACACCATCCGGAATTAAGGGGTATGAAAAATGGAACAAGACTTATATTGAATCTGATTTTACTTACCTGAACAATCTTTTAAACGTCAATTTCCTGAACTACAATTCGTTCCAGAATTTACTTACGGGAAAAACTTTTGTTCCTGTTAATGAGCAAGATTTTGTCCTGAACAAAAATATGCAGGGATATGCGCTCAACTCATCAAAAAATCAAAAGGTTACTGTAAACGGCAAAACGACGGAATATAAAATTAATTTGGATTACGCTTCCAATTTCGATTTAAATAAAGTATTATTGCAGGAAATTAACAGCAGTAACAGCCTTGAAGTCCAGTATTCTAACTGGAATGTGTTTGGAACAGAGCGTTTCCCTCAAAATGTTAAAATAATTATAAAAGGAGAAAAAAACGGACAGGTGTTGATTGAAAATACGAAATTTGATTTCTCAACCATTCAGACACCGTATTCAGTTCCAAGCGGTTATACTAAAGTAAATATTAGATGACAGAAAAGAGAGTTTATTTATTTTTAGCAATTGTAACTTTTTGCTTAAGCTTTGGGCAGACCAAAACCCAGCTCCAGCAGCAAAACAACGAACTCAAAAAACAAATAGCCACCATCAATGCCAATTTAGCCAAGACAAAAAATGAGGCTAAACTTTCTGTAGCTTACCTGGCCGAGGTACAAAAGAAAATCGCCCTTCGCGAAAAGGTTTACAACAATACCCAAAAGGAAAAGAAACTTATTGAGGACGACATTTACCTGAAGCAGCTCGAAATCAACCGTCAGAAAAAGGAGCTTGCCCTGCTCAGGAAAAATTACGCGAATGTTTTGGTAAAAGCCTACAAAAATAAAGGCGTCCAGAACAAGGTAACTTTTATCCTCTCCTCAGGAAATCTGGGTGAAGCCATCCGAAGAGTTCAGTATCTGAAAAGCTATTCTGATTATCAGGACAGAAAGGCTGCTGAAATCATGGGTGTTGCCACAAAAATTCAAAAAAACATCGCTTCCCGGCAAAAATCGGTTAATGATAAAAACAATATCCTCGTTTCCCAGAAAAAAGAATTAACGGCGATAGATGCTGAGCGCAAACAAAGGGAAATTCTCCTGGCTAATTTCAAGAAAAATGAAGCACAGCTCACTACGGAATTACAGCAGAAGCAAACGGAATCCAGAAATCTGGAAGCAAAAATCCGGGCGATTATTGCGGAAGAAATCCTTATCGCAAAAGCTAAAGAGGAAGCAGAACGAAAAGAGCGTGAAGAGAAGGAAAGAATTGCAAGAATCGCTGCAGAGAAAGAAAAAGCGAGAATAGAAGCAGAAAACCGCGCAAGAATAGCTGCAGCTGCCGAAGCGAAAAGAAAAGCCGATGAAGAGGCAAGAAAACTGAAAGAAATTGCAGACAGAAAAGCAGCCGAAGAAGCGGAACGGGCACGGCTTGCCGCGGCTGCGGAGGCTAAAAGGCTTGAAGATGCCAAAAATGCTGCCGAAGCTGAAAGAGCTGAAGCCAGAAGAATAGCCGCCGCAAAAGACGCTGCCGAGGCCGCTGCAAGAGCCAAAGCTGCTGCTGATAAGGCTGCTGCTGCACGGGCTGCCGAAGCCGACTTAGCTAAAAGAAATGAGGATGCAAAAAAAGCAGCAGAAGCTAGAACCATGACTGATTTTGGCGTAGGTGCCACCTCAGCCGGAAATTTTGCAGCCAACCGCGGGAACCTTGCGATGCCGGTGTACGGCACTATCACCCACAGATTCGGGAGACAGCCGCACCCGGTTTTTAAAAATATCGTTGAAGAAAATACCGGAATTAAAATCGCCGTAGCCCGCGGAACAGTCGCTAAATGCGTGTATCCTGGCGAAGTGACAAGAGTATTTGTAGATGGCGGTACGAAAACCGTTGTAGTGCGCCACGGAAGCTACTTTACCATTTACTCAAACCTGGAATCCACTTCAGTTTCACCAAACCAGAAAGTCTCTGCCGGAACGCCGGTTGGCTCTGTGGGCGCAGATTTCGACGGATCATACACGCTTGATTTTCAGATTTGGAACGGCACCACGCCAGTGGATCCTTTAGGTTGGTTGAGATAAGAAAAAAAGAAATAAATTTGCACAAAAATATTTAAGTAACAATGGGACCATTCGGATTTAAAGAAATATTGATAATAGCCCTTATCATCATCGTACTATTCGGGGCAAAGAGAATTCCTGAACTTTTCAGAGGCGTAGGGTCTGGGATCAAGGAATTCAAAGACGCTGTAAAAGACGACGAAAAACCAAAAGAGCATCATAAGGACAACAGCGCAAACTAGTTTTATTATGTCCTTTACAGAGCTTGCCTGGTCGATTTTCAACAAATCAATCAGCGATTACCATATCACCGATCATGTAGATGCTGCCGAACCAAACCCGTACGAAAATGCGAGTTTGGAACGGCTTTTGTATGCAAAGAACTGGATTGATACCGTTCAGTGGCATTTGGAGGATATTATCAGAGATGAAAATATTGACCCTTCCGAAGCATTACAACTAAAGAGAAGAATTGATAAATCAAACCAGCAGCGTACAGATTTAGTAGAATTTATTGACAGCTGGTTTCACCAGAGATACAGCAGTATTACACCTAATGCTGCAGCTACGATCAATACTGAAACTCCGGCGTGGGCTGTGGACAGGCTTTCGATACTGGCACTTAAAGTTTACCACATGAATCTGGAAGCCAACCGTGAATCTGCTTCCGAAGAACACAGGTCAAACTGCCAGAGCAAGCTGAATGTCCTGCTGGAACAGAAAGAAGATCTCTGCAACGCCATAGATCAGCTCCTCGATGATATTGAGAACGGTAACGTTAAGATGAAAGTGTACAAGCAAATGAAGATGTATAATGATGAAAATCTTAACCCGATCCTTTATCATAAGATGAGAAAGTAATGAAGTTATTGAAATTTTTGGGTATCTTGCTGGCAGTCTCCTCCTGCTCAACGGAGAAGCTGTCACTGTCCCCGATTTCAGAAAGTATAAACGATTCCAAAGCAATTCCTGTAAACATCAACACTTTTCCAGGCACGTTCACTGCCAAAACAGGAATAGATTTTTACTCTGCGGAGTTAAGCAACCAAATTTCCACATTTCCCAGGTTCCAGAATTCTGCTCTCAATGCTGAGGTCAGCAAGCTGAAATTTAATGTAAAGGAATATGTGTATGCAGTGCAGTCATTCAATCTTGTAGGGCAGGAAAACGCTTTATTCAACATCGAAAAATCCTATAAGAAGATTCAGCAGCTCAGAAAATACCTCAGCACCCCTGAGGATGAAGTCATTAACCGATATCTCGTAAGGATCAAAAGCAATATTTCCCAGCTTGAATCTTTAAAGAAAGATACTATCAGATAAAAAATTTTTAATTTCGCTACCATAATCTTTCATGATGATTAAAAAACAAGCGGAATCTAATGTTCCGACCGATTTTGGCATCTTCAAAATGATCGCCTATTCTGAGGATGAAACCAACTGGATGCCGCATATCGCGCTAATTTCCCCAAAAACAGATTTCTCAAAACCTGTCAATGTCCGTTTTCATTCAGAATGTATTACCGGTGAAGTGTTCCATTCCAGAAAATGCGAGTGTGGGCAGCAACTGGATTACGCGATGAGCTACATCAACGATCATGGCGGTATCATCATTTATTTGCGGCAGGAAGGCCGCAACATCGGCATCATTAATAAACTCCGGGCGTATGCTCTGCAGGAGAAAGGTCTGGATACGGTACAGGCTAATTTGCAGCTGGGTTTACCGGCAGATGACCGTGATTTTTCTGTAGCGATTGAAATTTTAAAAGATCTGGGCGTGAAGGAAGTTAATCTTCTTACCAATAACCCGGATAAAATGAAATACGTTGAGGAGAGCGGGATCATCCTGAATTCCAGAATTCCTCTGCAGATCGAAGCTACGGATGAAAGCCGCGATTATCTAAAAGTTAAGAAAACGTACTTTGGTCACCTTTTAAATTCAAATCAGGAAAATTCTTAAAACCTCAGTGCAGATTCCAGGGCGAGTTCCATCATTGTTCTCAGCGCACGTTCCCTTTCATCGGCAGAAATTTGTTCACGCGTTGGGATAATATCAGAAACTGTAAGTATTGTGGCCGCATTTTTCCCAAGGAACTGGGCATTGGCAAACAAAGCGAAAGCTTCCATTTCCACCGCAAGGCAGCTGTATTTTGTGGCAATTTGCGGCACCTCAGCACTTTTTCTGTAAAAAATATCGCTGGTGTGAATATTTGTTGGAATTGTTTTTAAACTTAATTCTTTCGCGGTATGACTGATGACGTCAAACAGATTGCCCTGGTTTGAGATGATTTCCTCATCAATCTCCCAGGCGAATTTAGCGTAAGTACTTTCACTGGCAGCATTTTCAACATTAAGAATATCAAACAGTTTTAGCTCCGGCGTATAAGCACCGCAGGTGCCGATTCTTACTATATTTTCAACTTCATATTCAGTATAAAGTTCATAAGAGTAGATGCCAATACTCGGAACGCCCATTCCGCTGGCGCCCACGGTGATTTCCTGTCCTTTGTACAGACCTGTATAGTAAAAAATATTCCTGGTCGTGCTTACTAGTTTTGCATCAGTAAGGTAATGATCTGCTATGAATTTTGCTCTCAAAGGATCTCCCGGCTGAAGTACTGTTTTGGCGATTTCCTCTTTCTTGGCACTGATGTGAACGCTCATATCTTTTATTTAAAATTCATATCAAAGATAAGAAAATACCTTAGGAACAAAAAATCCCGCTGTTACGCGGGATCGATATTTAAATGATTTTTGGTTAAAGTTTTCCAACCTTAGAATCGTCGATGTTGTAATATTTAATCACTTCTTCATAGTTTGAATAATCTACATTTGCCCTGCCCGTCGCAGCTGCCGGAACAAACACCACTCTGAAAGTCTGGTTATTCAGATAAGAATTCTTGAATGCCGCATTCTGCGCTGCAATATCAATATTTCCACCGGCATAGATTGCAAAATCCTGTCTCGTGAAATCAAAGTCATAATCCAATTCGCCTTCCGGGAGAAATAAAGTTCTTGGTATCTGCTGCCAAACTGCATTGGCTCCATCAACACCGGATTTTCTGTATACCAAAATAACATCGGTGGACGGGATTGCATTGAACGACTTGCTGATGACATACTTGCCATTAACACTCTGGAAGCTCGCCGTAAGGTCATATACTAAAGGATAGGTATCATTATCTGGGGAATCATCTCTGCTATCAGAAGTACAGCTTACAACCAGGAATCCCACCAACGCTATCATTAAAAAGGAAAACAGTTTTTTCATTGTTACAAAATTTAGATTGTTAGTACCGGCAATTATCCAAAACAAGTGCCAAAGATTAAGATAAGTTAAGAGCCGACAAATCTTTAAATATTGTATTTTT
The sequence above is a segment of the Chryseobacterium taklimakanense genome. Coding sequences within it:
- a CDS encoding sugar phosphate nucleotidyltransferase, whose protein sequence is MKIIVPMAGRGSRLRPHTLTVPKPLIPIAGKPIVQRLVEDIAKVANEKIDEIAFIIGDFGPEVEESLLKIAEKLGAKGSIYTQDEPLGTAHAIKCAEDSMQGDVVVAFADTLFRADFNLDKNSDGVIWVKKVEDPSAFGVVKLDDYGFITDFVEKPKEFVSDLAIIGIYYFKSAEKLMDEINYIMSNDIKQGGEYQLTTALENLRAKGGKFSLGKVDDWMDCGNKNATVETNGKILNYEKEEFANFPASAQIENSMIIPPCFIGENVEVINSKIGPNVSLGNNTSIVNSNIDNSLIQEKTVINHGNLSNSMIGNNAQYFGVAREISLGDYSVLDFLSK
- a CDS encoding DUF4292 domain-containing protein, which gives rise to MKKYILAAFSSLLLLSCKTQPSVEKKPVDVKAPVSSSAFISTVTKKSGFNQVKINSKVDVQTGNFIPTIDATIYIENGNKVWMNMTAVLFNVARGIATPSGIKGYEKWNKTYIESDFTYLNNLLNVNFLNYNSFQNLLTGKTFVPVNEQDFVLNKNMQGYALNSSKNQKVTVNGKTTEYKINLDYASNFDLNKVLLQEINSSNSLEVQYSNWNVFGTERFPQNVKIIIKGEKNGQVLIENTKFDFSTIQTPYSVPSGYTKVNIR
- a CDS encoding murein hydrolase activator EnvC family protein; this translates as MTEKRVYLFLAIVTFCLSFGQTKTQLQQQNNELKKQIATINANLAKTKNEAKLSVAYLAEVQKKIALREKVYNNTQKEKKLIEDDIYLKQLEINRQKKELALLRKNYANVLVKAYKNKGVQNKVTFILSSGNLGEAIRRVQYLKSYSDYQDRKAAEIMGVATKIQKNIASRQKSVNDKNNILVSQKKELTAIDAERKQREILLANFKKNEAQLTTELQQKQTESRNLEAKIRAIIAEEILIAKAKEEAERKEREEKERIARIAAEKEKARIEAENRARIAAAAEAKRKADEEARKLKEIADRKAAEEAERARLAAAAEAKRLEDAKNAAEAERAEARRIAAAKDAAEAAARAKAAADKAAAARAAEADLAKRNEDAKKAAEARTMTDFGVGATSAGNFAANRGNLAMPVYGTITHRFGRQPHPVFKNIVEENTGIKIAVARGTVAKCVYPGEVTRVFVDGGTKTVVVRHGSYFTIYSNLESTSVSPNQKVSAGTPVGSVGADFDGSYTLDFQIWNGTTPVDPLGWLR
- a CDS encoding twin-arginine translocase TatA/TatE family subunit; the protein is MGPFGFKEILIIALIIIVLFGAKRIPELFRGVGSGIKEFKDAVKDDEKPKEHHKDNSAN
- a CDS encoding DUF4254 domain-containing protein, giving the protein MSFTELAWSIFNKSISDYHITDHVDAAEPNPYENASLERLLYAKNWIDTVQWHLEDIIRDENIDPSEALQLKRRIDKSNQQRTDLVEFIDSWFHQRYSSITPNAAATINTETPAWAVDRLSILALKVYHMNLEANRESASEEHRSNCQSKLNVLLEQKEDLCNAIDQLLDDIENGNVKMKVYKQMKMYNDENLNPILYHKMRK
- the ribA gene encoding GTP cyclohydrolase II; translated protein: MIKKQAESNVPTDFGIFKMIAYSEDETNWMPHIALISPKTDFSKPVNVRFHSECITGEVFHSRKCECGQQLDYAMSYINDHGGIIIYLRQEGRNIGIINKLRAYALQEKGLDTVQANLQLGLPADDRDFSVAIEILKDLGVKEVNLLTNNPDKMKYVEESGIILNSRIPLQIEATDESRDYLKVKKTYFGHLLNSNQENS
- the deoD gene encoding purine-nucleoside phosphorylase — its product is MSVHISAKKEEIAKTVLQPGDPLRAKFIADHYLTDAKLVSTTRNIFYYTGLYKGQEITVGASGMGVPSIGIYSYELYTEYEVENIVRIGTCGAYTPELKLFDILNVENAASESTYAKFAWEIDEEIISNQGNLFDVISHTAKELSLKTIPTNIHTSDIFYRKSAEVPQIATKYSCLAVEMEAFALFANAQFLGKNAATILTVSDIIPTREQISADERERALRTMMELALESALRF